The Anopheles merus strain MAF chromosome 2L, AmerM5.1, whole genome shotgun sequence genome has a segment encoding these proteins:
- the LOC121592340 gene encoding protein G12 — protein MKIAAFVVACLVATSAVSCAPTTRALTDDFDDFVGLLPLNDLLDLAMRYLLTDKEVQQTLLYLQGEEFSAVWDQFFELSAVRDLLQYLEEAGVPAYESLNVVADFLGLSPLKPTSVRSLSLAARTGGLNGLLEEALAMMPAAELEAMFEEKMKSSTEFKALFEKMQNFDHKQLRALYESSTEVQNMIHKLESLGVDVDHIVEVLKDFFGWN, from the exons ATGAAGATTGCCGCATTTGTTGTCGCTTGCCTGGTGGCCACCAGTGCCGTCTCCTGTGCCCCGACCACCCGCGCCCTGACCGACGATTTCGATGACTTCGTGGGACTGCTGCCGCTGAACGATCTGCTCGACCTGGCCATGCGCTACCTGCTGACCGATAAGGAGGTGCAGCAGACCCTGCTCTACCTGCAGGGCGAAGAGTTCTCCGCCGTATGGGACCAGTTCTTCGAGCTGTCGGCGGTGCGGGATCTGCTCCAGTACCTCGAGGAGGCGGGCGTGCCGGCATACGAATCGCTGAATGTGGTGGCCGACTTCCTGGGCCTGAGCCCGCTCAAGCCAACCAGCGTGCGAAGCC TATCGCTGGCAGCGCGCACCGGTGGACTGAATGGACTGCTGGAGGAAGCCCTCGCCATGATGCCGGCCGCCGAGCTGGAGGCCATGTTCGAGGAGAAGATGAAGTCGAGCACCGAGTTCAAGGCGCTGTTCGAGAAGATGCAGAACTTTGACCACAAGCAGCTGCGCGCACTGTACGAG AGCTCGACTGAGGTCCAGAACATGATCCACAAGCTCGAGAGCCTCGGCGTTGATGTTGACCATATCGTGGAGGTGCTGAAGGATTTCTTCGGCTGGAACTAA
- the LOC121593158 gene encoding calcium-transporting ATPase sarcoplasmic/endoplasmic reticulum type isoform X2 produces MEDGHSKTVDEVLSHFRVDPERGLSLDQVKEYQKKYGPNELPAEEGKTLWQLVLEQFDDLLVKILLLAAIISFVLALFEEHEGVEAFVEPFVILLILIANAVVGVWQERNAESAIEALKEYEPEMGKVIRGDKSGVQKIRAKEIVPGDVVEVSVGDKIPADIRLIKIYSTTIRIDQSILTGESVSVIKHTDAVPDPRAVNQDKKNILFSGTNVAAGKARGVVIGTGLNTAIGKIRTEMSETEEIKTPLQQKLDEFGEQLSKVISLICVAVWAINIGHFNDPAHGGSWIKGAVYYFKIAVALAVAAIPEGLPAVITTCLALGTRRMAKKNAIVRSLPSVETLGCTSVICSDKTGTLTTNQMSVSRMFIFEKIEGNDSSFTEFEISGSTYEPIGEVTLNGQRIKAADYETLHELGTICIMCNDSAIDFNETKKVFEKVGEATETALIVLAEKLNPFNVAKQGLDRRSSAICVRQEIETKWKKEFTLEFSRDRKSMSSYCTPLKASKLGNGPKLFCKGAPEGVLERCTHARVGSTKVPLTQTLKQRILELTRTYGTGRDTLRCLALATADSPMKPEDMDLNDSTKFYTYEVNLTFVGVVGMLDPPRKEVQDSIVRCRAAGIRVIVITGDNKATAEAICRRIGVFGEDEDTTGKSYSGREFDDLSVSEQREACARARLFSRVEPAHKSKIVEFLQSMNEISAMTGDGVNDAPALKKAEIGIAMGSGTAVAKSAAEMVLADDNFSSIVAAVEEGRAIYNNMKQFIRYLISSNIGEVVSIFLTAALGLPEALIPVQLLWVNLVTDGLPATALGFNPPDLDIMTKPPRKADEGLISGWLFFRYMAIGGYVGCATVGGAAWWFMFSETGPQLSYWQLTHHLSCLGGGEEFKGIDCKIFNDPHPMTMALSVLVTIEMLNAMNSLSENQSLVQMPPWCNIWLIASMCLSFALHFVILYVDVLSTVFQVTPLDGNEWMTVMKFSLPVVLLDEILKFVARRISDANEVIKTWE; encoded by the exons AACTACCCGCTGAAGAAG GAAAGACACTCTGGCAATTAGTGCTTGAACAGTTCGATGATCTTCTCGTTAAGATTCTGCTGTTGGCCGCTATCATTTCTTTT GTACTAGCTCTGTTTGAGGAACATGAAGGTGTTGAAGCTTTCGTTGAACCGTTCGTCATTCTGCTGATCCTGATCGCCAACGCCGTCGTCGGTGTGTGGCAGGAGCGCAATGCCGAGTCCGCCATCGAGGCGCTGAAGGAGTACGAGCCGGAGATGGGCAAGGTCATCCGCGGCGACAAGTCCGGTGTGCAGAAGATCCGCGCCAAGGAGATCGTCCCTGGTGATGTGGTCGAGGTGTCGGTCGGCGACAAGATCCCGGCCGATATCCGCCTGATCAAGATCTACTCCACCACCATCCGTATCGATCAGTCCATCCTGACCGGTGAGTCCGTGTCCGTGATCAAGCACACCGATGCCGTCCCGGACCCGCGCGCCGTCAACCAGGACAAGAAGAACATTCTGTTCTCCGGCACGAACGTCGCCGCCGGCAAGGCGCGCGGTGTCGTCATCGGCACCGGTCTGAACACTGCCATCGGTAAGATCCGTACCGAGATGTCGGAGACGGAGGAAATCAAGACGCCGCTGCAGCAGAAGCTGGACGAGTTCGGTGAGCAGCTGTCGAAGGTCATCTCGCTGATCTGCGTTGCCGTCTGGGCCATCAACATCGGACACTTCAACGACCCCGCCCACGGTGGCTCCTGGATCAAGGGTGCCGTGTACTACTTCAAGATCGCCGTCGCTCTGGCCGTCGCCGCCATCCCGGAGGGTCTGCCCGCTGTCATCACCACCTGTCTGGCGCTGGGTACGCGCCGCATGGCCAAGAAGAACGCTATCGTCCGCTCGCTGCCGTCCGTGGAGACGCTGGGCTGCACCTCGGTCATCTGCTCGGATAAGACCGGTACGCTGACCACCAACCAGATGTCCGTGTCGCGCATGTTCATCTTCGAGAAGATCGAGGGCAACGACAGCAGCTTCACCGAGTTCGAAATCTCCGGATCCACCTACGAGCCGATCGGTGAGGTCACGCTGAACGGACAGCGCATCAAGGCCGCCGACTACGAGACGCTGCACGAGCTGGGCACGATCTGCATCATGTGCAACGACTCCGCCATTGATTTCAACGAAACGAAGAAGGTGTTCGAGAAGGTCGGTGAGGCCACCGAAACCGCCCTGATCGTGCTGGCTGAGAAGCTGAACCCGTTCAACGTTGCCAAGCAGGGACTGGACCGCCGCTCGTCGGCCATCTGCGTCCGCCAGGAGATCGAAACCAAGTGGAAGAAGGAGTTCACCCTGGAGTTCTCGCGCGATCGTAAATCCATGTCCTCGTACTGCACCCCGCTGAAGGCTTCCAAGCTCGGCAACGGACCGAAGCTGTTCTGTAAGGGCGCTCCGGAAGGTGTGCTGGAGCGTTGCACGCACGCTCGCGTCGGCTCGACCAAGGTGCCGCTGACCCAGACGCTGAAGCAGCGCATCCTGGAACTGACCCGCACGTACGGTACCGGCCGTGACACGCTCCGCTGTCTGGCCCTGGCCACCGCCGACAGCCCGATGAAGCCGGAAGACATGGACCTGAACGATTCGACCAAGTTCTACACGTATGAGGTGAACCTGACCTTCGTCGGTGTCGTCGGTATGCTGGACCCGCCGCGTAAGGAAGTGCAGGACTCGATCGTTCGCTGCCGCGCTGCCGGTATCCGCGTCATTGTGATCACTGGTGACAACAAGGCCACCGCCGAAGCTATCTGCCGCCGTATTGGTGTGTTCGGAGAGGATGAGGACACCACCGGCAAGTCGTACTCGGGTCGCGAATTCGACGATCTGTCCGTGTCGGAGCAGCGTGAAGCTTGCGCCCGTGCCCGCCTGTTCTCGCGCGTCGAGCCGGCCCACAAGTCCAAGATCGTGGAGTTCCTGCAGAGCATGAACGAAATCTCCGCCATGACGGGTGACGGTGTCAACGACGCGCCCGCCCTGAAGAAGGCCGAAATCGGTATCGCCATGGGTTCGGGTACCGCCGTCGCCAAGTCGGCCGCCGAGATGGTGCTGGCTGACGATAACTTCTCCTCCATCGTTGCCGCTGTTGAGGAAGGTCGTGCCATCTACAACAACATGAAGCAGTTCATCCGCTACCTGATCTCGTCCAACATTGGTGAGGTCGTGTCCATCTTCCTGACGGCCGCCCTGGGTCTGCCGGAAGCTCTCATCCCCGTCCAGCTGCTGTGGGTCAACCTG GTCACTGACGGTCTGCCAGCTACTGCCCTCGGCTTCAACCCACCGGATCTGGACATCATGACCAAGCCGCCGCGCAAGGCTGATGAAGGTTTGATCTCTGGCTGGTTGTTCTTCCG TTACATGGCCATTGGTGGATATGTCGGTTGCGCTACCGTTGGAGGTGCCGCCTGGTGGTTCATGTTCTCCGAGACTGGCCCGCAGCTGTCCTACTGGCAGCTGACTCACCATCTGTCCTGCCTGGGCGGTGGCGAGGAGTTCAAGGGTATTGACTGCAAGATCTTCAACGATCCGCACCCAATGACCATGGCTCTGTCCGTGCTGGTCACCATTGAGATGTTGAACGCCATGAACAG CTTGTCTGAGAACCAGTCCCTTGTCCAGATGCCGCCATGGTGCAACATTTGGCTGATTGCCTCCATGTGTCTGTCGTTCGCTCTCCACTTCGTCATCCTCTACGTTGACGTTCTTTCC ACCGTTTTCCAAGTTACTCCACTGGACGGCAATGAGTGGATGACCGTCATGAAGTTCTCGCTGCCGGTCGTGCTGCTGGATGAGATCCTGAAGTTCGTCGCCAGAAGGATTTCGGACG CCAACGAAGTCATTAAGACCTGGGAGTAA
- the LOC121593158 gene encoding calcium-transporting ATPase sarcoplasmic/endoplasmic reticulum type isoform X3, whose protein sequence is MEDGHSKTVDEVLSHFRVDPERGLSLDQVKEYQKKYGPNELPAEEGKTLWQLVLEQFDDLLVKILLLAAIISFVLALFEEHEGVEAFVEPFVILLILIANAVVGVWQERNAESAIEALKEYEPEMGKVIRGDKSGVQKIRAKEIVPGDVVEVSVGDKIPADIRLIKIYSTTIRIDQSILTGESVSVIKHTDAVPDPRAVNQDKKNILFSGTNVAAGKARGVVIGTGLNTAIGKIRTEMSETEEIKTPLQQKLDEFGEQLSKVISLICVAVWAINIGHFNDPAHGGSWIKGAVYYFKIAVALAVAAIPEGLPAVITTCLALGTRRMAKKNAIVRSLPSVETLGCTSVICSDKTGTLTTNQMSVSRMFIFEKIEGNDSSFTEFEISGSTYEPIGEVTLNGQRIKAADYETLHELGTICIMCNDSAIDFNETKKVFEKVGEATETALIVLAEKLNPFNVAKQGLDRRSSAICVRQEIETKWKKEFTLEFSRDRKSMSSYCTPLKASKLGNGPKLFCKGAPEGVLERCTHARVGSTKVPLTQTLKQRILELTRTYGTGRDTLRCLALATADSPMKPEDMDLNDSTKFYTYEVNLTFVGVVGMLDPPRKEVQDSIVRCRAAGIRVIVITGDNKATAEAICRRIGVFGEDEDTTGKSYSGREFDDLSVSEQREACARARLFSRVEPAHKSKIVEFLQSMNEISAMTGDGVNDAPALKKAEIGIAMGSGTAVAKSAAEMVLADDNFSSIVAAVEEGRAIYNNMKQFIRYLISSNIGEVVSIFLTAALGLPEALIPVQLLWVNLVTDGLPATALGFNPPDLDIMTKPPRKADEGLISGWLFFRYMAIGGYVGCATVGGAAWWFMFSETGPQLSYWQLTHHLSCLGGGEEFKGIDCKIFNDPHPMTMALSVLVTIEMLNAMNSLSENQSLVQMPPWCNIWLIASMCLSFALHFVILYVDVLSTVFQVTPLDGNEWMTVMKFSLPVVLLDEILKFVARRISDVNPDFH, encoded by the exons AACTACCCGCTGAAGAAG GAAAGACACTCTGGCAATTAGTGCTTGAACAGTTCGATGATCTTCTCGTTAAGATTCTGCTGTTGGCCGCTATCATTTCTTTT GTACTAGCTCTGTTTGAGGAACATGAAGGTGTTGAAGCTTTCGTTGAACCGTTCGTCATTCTGCTGATCCTGATCGCCAACGCCGTCGTCGGTGTGTGGCAGGAGCGCAATGCCGAGTCCGCCATCGAGGCGCTGAAGGAGTACGAGCCGGAGATGGGCAAGGTCATCCGCGGCGACAAGTCCGGTGTGCAGAAGATCCGCGCCAAGGAGATCGTCCCTGGTGATGTGGTCGAGGTGTCGGTCGGCGACAAGATCCCGGCCGATATCCGCCTGATCAAGATCTACTCCACCACCATCCGTATCGATCAGTCCATCCTGACCGGTGAGTCCGTGTCCGTGATCAAGCACACCGATGCCGTCCCGGACCCGCGCGCCGTCAACCAGGACAAGAAGAACATTCTGTTCTCCGGCACGAACGTCGCCGCCGGCAAGGCGCGCGGTGTCGTCATCGGCACCGGTCTGAACACTGCCATCGGTAAGATCCGTACCGAGATGTCGGAGACGGAGGAAATCAAGACGCCGCTGCAGCAGAAGCTGGACGAGTTCGGTGAGCAGCTGTCGAAGGTCATCTCGCTGATCTGCGTTGCCGTCTGGGCCATCAACATCGGACACTTCAACGACCCCGCCCACGGTGGCTCCTGGATCAAGGGTGCCGTGTACTACTTCAAGATCGCCGTCGCTCTGGCCGTCGCCGCCATCCCGGAGGGTCTGCCCGCTGTCATCACCACCTGTCTGGCGCTGGGTACGCGCCGCATGGCCAAGAAGAACGCTATCGTCCGCTCGCTGCCGTCCGTGGAGACGCTGGGCTGCACCTCGGTCATCTGCTCGGATAAGACCGGTACGCTGACCACCAACCAGATGTCCGTGTCGCGCATGTTCATCTTCGAGAAGATCGAGGGCAACGACAGCAGCTTCACCGAGTTCGAAATCTCCGGATCCACCTACGAGCCGATCGGTGAGGTCACGCTGAACGGACAGCGCATCAAGGCCGCCGACTACGAGACGCTGCACGAGCTGGGCACGATCTGCATCATGTGCAACGACTCCGCCATTGATTTCAACGAAACGAAGAAGGTGTTCGAGAAGGTCGGTGAGGCCACCGAAACCGCCCTGATCGTGCTGGCTGAGAAGCTGAACCCGTTCAACGTTGCCAAGCAGGGACTGGACCGCCGCTCGTCGGCCATCTGCGTCCGCCAGGAGATCGAAACCAAGTGGAAGAAGGAGTTCACCCTGGAGTTCTCGCGCGATCGTAAATCCATGTCCTCGTACTGCACCCCGCTGAAGGCTTCCAAGCTCGGCAACGGACCGAAGCTGTTCTGTAAGGGCGCTCCGGAAGGTGTGCTGGAGCGTTGCACGCACGCTCGCGTCGGCTCGACCAAGGTGCCGCTGACCCAGACGCTGAAGCAGCGCATCCTGGAACTGACCCGCACGTACGGTACCGGCCGTGACACGCTCCGCTGTCTGGCCCTGGCCACCGCCGACAGCCCGATGAAGCCGGAAGACATGGACCTGAACGATTCGACCAAGTTCTACACGTATGAGGTGAACCTGACCTTCGTCGGTGTCGTCGGTATGCTGGACCCGCCGCGTAAGGAAGTGCAGGACTCGATCGTTCGCTGCCGCGCTGCCGGTATCCGCGTCATTGTGATCACTGGTGACAACAAGGCCACCGCCGAAGCTATCTGCCGCCGTATTGGTGTGTTCGGAGAGGATGAGGACACCACCGGCAAGTCGTACTCGGGTCGCGAATTCGACGATCTGTCCGTGTCGGAGCAGCGTGAAGCTTGCGCCCGTGCCCGCCTGTTCTCGCGCGTCGAGCCGGCCCACAAGTCCAAGATCGTGGAGTTCCTGCAGAGCATGAACGAAATCTCCGCCATGACGGGTGACGGTGTCAACGACGCGCCCGCCCTGAAGAAGGCCGAAATCGGTATCGCCATGGGTTCGGGTACCGCCGTCGCCAAGTCGGCCGCCGAGATGGTGCTGGCTGACGATAACTTCTCCTCCATCGTTGCCGCTGTTGAGGAAGGTCGTGCCATCTACAACAACATGAAGCAGTTCATCCGCTACCTGATCTCGTCCAACATTGGTGAGGTCGTGTCCATCTTCCTGACGGCCGCCCTGGGTCTGCCGGAAGCTCTCATCCCCGTCCAGCTGCTGTGGGTCAACCTG GTCACTGACGGTCTGCCAGCTACTGCCCTCGGCTTCAACCCACCGGATCTGGACATCATGACCAAGCCGCCGCGCAAGGCTGATGAAGGTTTGATCTCTGGCTGGTTGTTCTTCCG TTACATGGCCATTGGTGGATATGTCGGTTGCGCTACCGTTGGAGGTGCCGCCTGGTGGTTCATGTTCTCCGAGACTGGCCCGCAGCTGTCCTACTGGCAGCTGACTCACCATCTGTCCTGCCTGGGCGGTGGCGAGGAGTTCAAGGGTATTGACTGCAAGATCTTCAACGATCCGCACCCAATGACCATGGCTCTGTCCGTGCTGGTCACCATTGAGATGTTGAACGCCATGAACAG CTTGTCTGAGAACCAGTCCCTTGTCCAGATGCCGCCATGGTGCAACATTTGGCTGATTGCCTCCATGTGTCTGTCGTTCGCTCTCCACTTCGTCATCCTCTACGTTGACGTTCTTTCC ACCGTTTTCCAAGTTACTCCACTGGACGGCAATGAGTGGATGACCGTCATGAAGTTCTCGCTGCCGGTCGTGCTGCTGGATGAGATCCTGAAGTTCGTCGCCAGAAGGATTTCGGACG TCAATCCAGATTTCCATTAA
- the LOC121593158 gene encoding calcium-transporting ATPase sarcoplasmic/endoplasmic reticulum type isoform X1, whose amino-acid sequence MEDGHSKTVDEVLSHFRVDPERGLSLDQVKEYQKKYGPNELPAEEGKTLWQLVLEQFDDLLVKILLLAAIISFVLALFEEHEGVEAFVEPFVILLILIANAVVGVWQERNAESAIEALKEYEPEMGKVIRGDKSGVQKIRAKEIVPGDVVEVSVGDKIPADIRLIKIYSTTIRIDQSILTGESVSVIKHTDAVPDPRAVNQDKKNILFSGTNVAAGKARGVVIGTGLNTAIGKIRTEMSETEEIKTPLQQKLDEFGEQLSKVISLICVAVWAINIGHFNDPAHGGSWIKGAVYYFKIAVALAVAAIPEGLPAVITTCLALGTRRMAKKNAIVRSLPSVETLGCTSVICSDKTGTLTTNQMSVSRMFIFEKIEGNDSSFTEFEISGSTYEPIGEVTLNGQRIKAADYETLHELGTICIMCNDSAIDFNETKKVFEKVGEATETALIVLAEKLNPFNVAKQGLDRRSSAICVRQEIETKWKKEFTLEFSRDRKSMSSYCTPLKASKLGNGPKLFCKGAPEGVLERCTHARVGSTKVPLTQTLKQRILELTRTYGTGRDTLRCLALATADSPMKPEDMDLNDSTKFYTYEVNLTFVGVVGMLDPPRKEVQDSIVRCRAAGIRVIVITGDNKATAEAICRRIGVFGEDEDTTGKSYSGREFDDLSVSEQREACARARLFSRVEPAHKSKIVEFLQSMNEISAMTGDGVNDAPALKKAEIGIAMGSGTAVAKSAAEMVLADDNFSSIVAAVEEGRAIYNNMKQFIRYLISSNIGEVVSIFLTAALGLPEALIPVQLLWVNLVTDGLPATALGFNPPDLDIMTKPPRKADEGLISGWLFFRYMAIGGYVGCATVGGAAWWFMFSETGPQLSYWQLTHHLSCLGGGEEFKGIDCKIFNDPHPMTMALSVLVTIEMLNAMNSLSENQSLVQMPPWCNIWLIASMCLSFALHFVILYVDVLSTVFQVTPLDGNEWMTVMKFSLPVVLLDEILKFVARRISDGESYIKNMHGLVLAWAVFFAYIIWGP is encoded by the exons AACTACCCGCTGAAGAAG GAAAGACACTCTGGCAATTAGTGCTTGAACAGTTCGATGATCTTCTCGTTAAGATTCTGCTGTTGGCCGCTATCATTTCTTTT GTACTAGCTCTGTTTGAGGAACATGAAGGTGTTGAAGCTTTCGTTGAACCGTTCGTCATTCTGCTGATCCTGATCGCCAACGCCGTCGTCGGTGTGTGGCAGGAGCGCAATGCCGAGTCCGCCATCGAGGCGCTGAAGGAGTACGAGCCGGAGATGGGCAAGGTCATCCGCGGCGACAAGTCCGGTGTGCAGAAGATCCGCGCCAAGGAGATCGTCCCTGGTGATGTGGTCGAGGTGTCGGTCGGCGACAAGATCCCGGCCGATATCCGCCTGATCAAGATCTACTCCACCACCATCCGTATCGATCAGTCCATCCTGACCGGTGAGTCCGTGTCCGTGATCAAGCACACCGATGCCGTCCCGGACCCGCGCGCCGTCAACCAGGACAAGAAGAACATTCTGTTCTCCGGCACGAACGTCGCCGCCGGCAAGGCGCGCGGTGTCGTCATCGGCACCGGTCTGAACACTGCCATCGGTAAGATCCGTACCGAGATGTCGGAGACGGAGGAAATCAAGACGCCGCTGCAGCAGAAGCTGGACGAGTTCGGTGAGCAGCTGTCGAAGGTCATCTCGCTGATCTGCGTTGCCGTCTGGGCCATCAACATCGGACACTTCAACGACCCCGCCCACGGTGGCTCCTGGATCAAGGGTGCCGTGTACTACTTCAAGATCGCCGTCGCTCTGGCCGTCGCCGCCATCCCGGAGGGTCTGCCCGCTGTCATCACCACCTGTCTGGCGCTGGGTACGCGCCGCATGGCCAAGAAGAACGCTATCGTCCGCTCGCTGCCGTCCGTGGAGACGCTGGGCTGCACCTCGGTCATCTGCTCGGATAAGACCGGTACGCTGACCACCAACCAGATGTCCGTGTCGCGCATGTTCATCTTCGAGAAGATCGAGGGCAACGACAGCAGCTTCACCGAGTTCGAAATCTCCGGATCCACCTACGAGCCGATCGGTGAGGTCACGCTGAACGGACAGCGCATCAAGGCCGCCGACTACGAGACGCTGCACGAGCTGGGCACGATCTGCATCATGTGCAACGACTCCGCCATTGATTTCAACGAAACGAAGAAGGTGTTCGAGAAGGTCGGTGAGGCCACCGAAACCGCCCTGATCGTGCTGGCTGAGAAGCTGAACCCGTTCAACGTTGCCAAGCAGGGACTGGACCGCCGCTCGTCGGCCATCTGCGTCCGCCAGGAGATCGAAACCAAGTGGAAGAAGGAGTTCACCCTGGAGTTCTCGCGCGATCGTAAATCCATGTCCTCGTACTGCACCCCGCTGAAGGCTTCCAAGCTCGGCAACGGACCGAAGCTGTTCTGTAAGGGCGCTCCGGAAGGTGTGCTGGAGCGTTGCACGCACGCTCGCGTCGGCTCGACCAAGGTGCCGCTGACCCAGACGCTGAAGCAGCGCATCCTGGAACTGACCCGCACGTACGGTACCGGCCGTGACACGCTCCGCTGTCTGGCCCTGGCCACCGCCGACAGCCCGATGAAGCCGGAAGACATGGACCTGAACGATTCGACCAAGTTCTACACGTATGAGGTGAACCTGACCTTCGTCGGTGTCGTCGGTATGCTGGACCCGCCGCGTAAGGAAGTGCAGGACTCGATCGTTCGCTGCCGCGCTGCCGGTATCCGCGTCATTGTGATCACTGGTGACAACAAGGCCACCGCCGAAGCTATCTGCCGCCGTATTGGTGTGTTCGGAGAGGATGAGGACACCACCGGCAAGTCGTACTCGGGTCGCGAATTCGACGATCTGTCCGTGTCGGAGCAGCGTGAAGCTTGCGCCCGTGCCCGCCTGTTCTCGCGCGTCGAGCCGGCCCACAAGTCCAAGATCGTGGAGTTCCTGCAGAGCATGAACGAAATCTCCGCCATGACGGGTGACGGTGTCAACGACGCGCCCGCCCTGAAGAAGGCCGAAATCGGTATCGCCATGGGTTCGGGTACCGCCGTCGCCAAGTCGGCCGCCGAGATGGTGCTGGCTGACGATAACTTCTCCTCCATCGTTGCCGCTGTTGAGGAAGGTCGTGCCATCTACAACAACATGAAGCAGTTCATCCGCTACCTGATCTCGTCCAACATTGGTGAGGTCGTGTCCATCTTCCTGACGGCCGCCCTGGGTCTGCCGGAAGCTCTCATCCCCGTCCAGCTGCTGTGGGTCAACCTG GTCACTGACGGTCTGCCAGCTACTGCCCTCGGCTTCAACCCACCGGATCTGGACATCATGACCAAGCCGCCGCGCAAGGCTGATGAAGGTTTGATCTCTGGCTGGTTGTTCTTCCG TTACATGGCCATTGGTGGATATGTCGGTTGCGCTACCGTTGGAGGTGCCGCCTGGTGGTTCATGTTCTCCGAGACTGGCCCGCAGCTGTCCTACTGGCAGCTGACTCACCATCTGTCCTGCCTGGGCGGTGGCGAGGAGTTCAAGGGTATTGACTGCAAGATCTTCAACGATCCGCACCCAATGACCATGGCTCTGTCCGTGCTGGTCACCATTGAGATGTTGAACGCCATGAACAG CTTGTCTGAGAACCAGTCCCTTGTCCAGATGCCGCCATGGTGCAACATTTGGCTGATTGCCTCCATGTGTCTGTCGTTCGCTCTCCACTTCGTCATCCTCTACGTTGACGTTCTTTCC ACCGTTTTCCAAGTTACTCCACTGGACGGCAATGAGTGGATGACCGTCATGAAGTTCTCGCTGCCGGTCGTGCTGCTGGATGAGATCCTGAAGTTCGTCGCCAGAAGGATTTCGGACGGTGAGAgttacataaaaaatatgcatGGACTAGTGTTAGCGTGGGCCGTGTTCTTTGCTTACATCATATGGGGTCCATAA